One Benincasa hispida cultivar B227 chromosome 5, ASM972705v1, whole genome shotgun sequence genomic window carries:
- the LOC120077406 gene encoding uncharacterized protein LOC120077406, with amino-acid sequence MKKKDGSLRLCIDYRKLNKVTVKNKYPLPRIDDLFDLLQGVTTEVEHEEHLWKVLETLRANKLYAKFSKCEFWLKQVSFLGHVVSKKGVSVDPAKVEAVTSWARPTTVSEDLKQRLVSALVLTVPNGLGGFFIYSDASKKGLGCILMQQGRVVAYALYQLKKHGQNNPTHDLEELERAEIVVALGKVTAQLAQLSVRPSLRQKIIDAQRDDPYLEERVRRVESGQDGEFSVPVEWPPLSRAYVRASSESLEAEASRLVTAIECTRMEVGACVYGLHRGVASDSQRFNCDMGRGRQTYEVSTLLGKPTFSVNNYQSTIGMSPFKALYGKSCRSPVCWDEVVERKLLRPELVQTMNDAIQKIKAHMQIAQSRQKSYADVRRKDLEFETDVKVFLKVTPTKGIMRFCRKGKLNPRFIGPFEVLKRVGPIAYRLALPPALSSVHNVSKSSSIGI; translated from the exons ACAGAAGTCGAGCATGAAGAGCATTTGTGGAAAGTTTTGGAGACGTTGAGGGCCAATAAGCTgtatgctaagttttctaaatgtgaatTTTGGTTGAAGCAGGTATCCTTCCTAGGGCATGTAGTATCGAAGAAAGGTGTCTCTGTGGATCCTGCAAAGGTTGAGGCAGTTACGAGTTGGGCTCGTCCAACCACAGTTAGTGAG GACCTCAAGCAGAGGCTGGTTTCAGCCCTAGTTCTTACAGTACCGAATGGATTAGGTGGTTTTTTCATTTACAGTGATGCGTCCAAGAAGGGGTTGGGATGCATATTGATGCAGCAGGGCAGAGTAGTTGCTTACGCTTTATATCAGCTAAAGAAGCATGGACAGAATAATCCCACGCATGACTTAGA GGAACTGGAGAGGGCAGAGATTGTAGTGGCTCTGGGAAAGGTAACGGCACAGTTAGCACAATTATCGGTGCGACCGAGTCTAAGGCAGAAGATTATTGATGCACAGCGAGACGACCCTTATCTGGAAGAGAGAGTTCGTAGGGTGGAGTCAGGCCAGGATGGCGAATTCTCAGTTCCAGTAGAATGGCCTCCTTTATCAAGGGCGTATGTGCGTGCCAGCA GTGAAAGCCTCGAGGCAGAAGCCAGCAGGCTTGTTACAGCTATTGAGTGcaccagaatggaagtgggagcatgtgtctatggacttcatcgtGGGGTTGCCTCGGACAGTCAAAGGTTTAACTGTGATATGGGTCGTGGTAGACAGACTTACGAAGTTAGCACATTACTTGGGAAGCCCACCTTTTCAGTGAATAA CTACCAGTCTACTATTGGGATGTCACCCTTTAAGGCCCtatatgggaagagttgcaggtcccctgtgtgttgggatgaggtagtAGAGAGGAAATTGTTAAGACCTGAATTGGTGCAGACCATGAATGATGCAATACAGAAGATCAAGGCTCATATGCAAATAGCTCAAAGCAGACAGAAGAGTTATGCCGATGTAAGACGTAAAGACCTGGAATTTGAAACTGAtgtgaaagtgttcttaaaagtgACACCCACGAAAGGTATTATGAGGTTTTGCAGGAAGGGAAAGTTGAAtccgagattcattggacctttcgaggtcctGAAACGAGTTGGCCCCATAGCTTACCGTTTGGCATTGCCCCCAGCactgtcttcagttcataatgtctcaAAGTCGTCATCCATTGGGATTTAA